One window of Globicephala melas chromosome 5, mGloMel1.2, whole genome shotgun sequence genomic DNA carries:
- the LOC115857155 gene encoding uncharacterized protein isoform X3, translating to MAHGPSRSKACGIFPARIRIPCIGRRTLNHCATSILQGYTGSFEALTFKVSKEGAEMHVSRSHQAAEELRGQHCRGAAARAPLAAPGALGLLPRAGGVTGAARTLAGGHGAVRAPSWVSASILWPPGFEGQARLPRWQMLFPRFMPSQVLEPSCCSGLGCGGPRMQLQPGNRAGNTRDGRFLRRSATGVQRFKSPLTLLDRRL from the exons atggctcacgggcccagccgctctaaggcatgtgggatcttcccggcacgaatccgcatcccctgcatcggtaggcggactctcaaccactgcgccaccag CATTCTGCAGGGATACACTGGCTCATTTGAAGCTTTAACCTTCAAGGTTTCAAAGGAAGGAGCCGAGATGCACGTAAGTAGAAG TCATCAAGCAGCTGAAGAACTCCGTGGCCAGCACTGCCGGGGCGCTGCAGCCCGGGCGCCTCTCGCTGCACCGGGAGCCTTGGGGCTTCTCCCACGAGCAGGGGGTGTGACCGGCGCCGCGCGGACACTGGCAGGAGGGCATGGAGCTGTTCGGGCACCGAGCTGGGTCTCGGCATCGATTCTCTGGCCGCCCGGGTTCGAGGGCCAGGCTCGGCTGCCTCGCTGGCAG ATGCTTTTTCCTCGGTTTATGCCGTCTCAAGTTCTGGAGCCGAGCTGCTGCTCTGGGCTGGGGTGTGGAGGACCGCGGATGCAGTTACAGCCGGGTAACCGGGCTGGAAACACCAGAGATGGACGTTTTCTGCGACG CAGTGCCACGGGTGTCCAGAGGTTTAAATCACCCCTGACTCTTCTAGACAGGAGACTATAG